From the genome of Streptomyces sp. NBC_01304:
CGGGTTTACGGCATGCGGTGCCGGGGTGGGGATAGCCCTGCGTTCAGCGCACTCGGCGCCTTCGGCTGTGCCCACCCGTTCCGCCCTGCGGAACGATTGCCCACAGCGGTAGCGGCGGTGGCGGTCAGTTGTGCGCCTGTACACAACGCCGAAGGCCCGGCGTCGCCCGATCCACTGGATCGGGCGACGCCGGGCCTTCGTGTTGCCGGTGAGGCTTACGCCTCGGTCTTGCGGAGGTGGAAGGTCAGGGCCAGGCCCTCGTCCGTGAAGGCGTCGCCGTACGTGGCGTCCGGGGCGCCCGTGGCGAAGTCCAGGGCGAGGACCTCGTCCGCGATCAGCGGGGCGTGCTCGGTCAGGGCCGAGACCGTGTCCTTTGCCGTGGCCGTCCAGCGGACCGCGATCCGGTCCGCCACGTCCAGGCCGCTGTTCTTGCGGGCCTCCTGGATCAGGCGGATGGCGTCGCGGGCCAGGCCGGCCAGGCGGAGCTCGTCGGTGATCTCCAGGTCGAGCGCGACCGTGGCGCCCGAGTCGGAGGCGACCGACCAGCCCTCGCGCGGGGTCTCTGTGATGATCACCTCGTCCGGGGCCAGGGTCACCGTCTCACCCTCGACCTCGACCGTGGCCGTGCCCTCGCGCAGGGCCAGGGACAGCGCGGCCGCGTCCGCGTTCGCGACGGCCTTGGCGACCGCCTGGACGCCCTTGCCGAAGCGCTTGCCCAGGGCGCGGAAGTTGGCCTTGGCGGTGGTGTCCACCAGCGAGCCGCCCACCTCGGAGAGGGACGCCAGGGAGGAGACGTTCAGCTCCTCCGTGATCTGGGCCCGCAGCTCCTCGCCGAGCGATTCGAAGCCTGCCGCCGCGACCAGTGCGCGGGACAGCGGCTGGCGGGTCTTCACGCCGGACTCGGCGCGCGTGGCACGGCCGAGCTCGACGAGGCGGCGTACCAGCGCCATCTGACGGGAGAGCTCCGGGTCGACGAGCGACATGTCGGCTTCCGGCCAGGTCGACAAGTGGACCGACTCGGGGGCGTCCGGCGTGACCGGCGTGATCAGGTCCTGCCAGACCCGCTCGGTGATGAACGGGGTCAGCGGGGCCATCAGGCGCGTGACCGTCTCGACGACCTCGTGCAGGGTGCGCAGCGCCGCCTTGTCGCCCTGCCAGAAGCGGCGGCGGGAGCGGCGGACGTACCAGTTGGAGAGGTTGTCGACGAAGCCGGAGAGCAGCTTGCCGGCGCGCTGGGTGTCGTACGACTCCAGGGCCTCGGTGGCCTGGTCGACCAGTGCGTTCAGCTCGCTGAGCAGCCAGCGGTCGAGCAGCGGGCGGTCGGCCGGGGCCGGATCGGCCGCGCTGGGCGCCCAGTTGGAGGTGCGGGCGTACAGGGCCTGGAAGGCGACCGTGTTCCAGTACGTGAGGAGCGTCTTGCGGACGACCTCCTGGATGGTGCCGTGCCCGACGCGGCGGGCCGCCCACGGGGAGCCGCCGGCCGCCATGAACCAGCGCACCGCGTCCGCGCCGTGCTGGTCCATCAGCGAGATCGGCTCCAGGGTGTTGCCCAGGTGCTTGGACATCTTGCGGCCGTCCTCGGCGAGGATGTGGCCGAGGCACACGACGTTCTCGTAACTGGACTTGTCGAAGACCAGGGTGCCGACGGCCATCAGCGTGTAGAACCAGCCGCGGGTCTGGTCGATGGCCTCCGAGATGAACTGCGCCGGGTAGCGCGACTCGAAGAGCTCCTTGTTCTTGTGCGGGTAGCCCCACTGCGCGAACGGCATCGAGCCCGAGTCGTACCAGGCGTCGATGACTTCCGGCACGCGGACGGCGGTGAGTTCACAGCCCTCGTGGGTGCAGGTGAAGGTCACGTCGTCGATGTACGGGCGGTGCGGGTCGAGCGCCGACTGGTCGGTGCCGGTCAGGTCGGTGAGCTCCGCGCGGGAGCCGACGCAGGTGAGGTGGTTCTCCTCGCAGCGCCAGATCGGCAGCGGGGTGCCCCAGTAGCGGTTGCGGGACAGGGCCCAGTCGATGTTGTTGGTCAGCCAGTCACCGAAGCGGCCGTGCTTGACGGACTCCGGGAACCAGTTGGTCTTCTCGTTCTCCTCAAGGAGGCGGTCCTTGACGGCAGTTGTACGGATGTACCAGGACGGCTGCGCGTAGTAGAGCAGCGCCGTGTGACAGCGCCAGCAGTGCGGATAGCTGTGCTCGTACGCGATGTGCCTGAAGAGCAGGCCGCGGTCCTGGAGGTCCGCCGTCAGCTTTTCGTCGGCCTTCTTGAAGAAGACGCCGCCGACGAGGGGGACGTCCTCCTCGAAGGTGCCGTCGGGGCGGACCGGGTTCACGACCGGCAGGTCGTACGCCTTGCAGACCAGGAGGTCGTCGGCGCCGAACGCGGGGGACTGGTGGACCAGACCGGTGCCGTCCTCGGTGGTGACGTACTCGGCGTTGACCACGAAGTGCGCCGGGGCGGGGAACTCCACGAGCTCGAAGGGGCGCTGGTAGGTCCAGCGCTCCATCTCGGCGCCCGTGAAGGTCTGGCCGGTGGCCTCCCAGCCCTCGCCCAGTGCCTTTTCGAGCAGCGGCTGGGCGACGACGAGCTTCTCGGTGCCGTCCGTGGCGACGACGTACGTCACGTCGGGGTGCGCGGCGACCGCGGTGTTGGACACCAGCGTCCAGGGCGTAGTCGTCCAGACCAGGAGGGCGGCCTCGCCCGCGAGGGGACCGGAGGTTAGCGGGAAGCGGACGAAGACCGAGGGGTCGACGACCGTCTCGTACCCCTGCGCCAGCTCGTGGTCGGAGAGGCCGGTGCCGCAGCGCGGGCACCACGGGGCGACGCGGTGGTCCTGGACCAGGAGGTCCTTGTTGAAGATCTCCTTCAGGGACCACCAGACCGATTCCACGTACGACGGGTCCATCGTCCGGTACGCGTCGTCCAGGTCGACCCAGTAACCCATGCGGGTCGTGAGATCGGCGAAGGCGTCGGTGTGGCGGGTCACGGACTCGCGGCACTTGGCGTTGAACTCGGCGATGCCGTACGCCTCGATGTCCTTCTTGCCGTTGAACCCGAGCTCCTTCTCGACCGCGAGCTCCACGGGCAGGCCGTGGCAGTCCCAGCCGGCCTTGCGGGCCACGTGGTAGCCGCGCATGGTGCGGAAGCGGGGGAAGACGTCCTTGAAGACGCGGGCTTCGATGTGGTGGGCGCCCGGCATGCCGTTGGCGGTGGGCGGGCCCTCGTAGAAGACCCACTCGGGGCGGCCCTCGGACTGGTCGAGGGTCTTGGCGAAGATCTTCTGGTCGTCCCAGAACTGGAGCACGGCGTGCTCGAGGGCGGGCAGATCGACCTGCGCGGGCACCTGGCGGTACTGCGGCTGCGTATTCAACGAACTTCCTCCGGCGGACACAGCTGGTTCCGTCGGAGGGACGAGAGACTGCCGCGCCGTGTGCGGCGCGCTCCCGCGGTACCACCCTCCTTGGCCCCTCGGCGCGGGGTGTGCGCCGGTGAGCCCCCTCATTGGGGTCGCGATGCCGGGTCTACTGGCCCGCGCTCGCACGCGGCTTTCTTCCGGCGGCTCCGGGGTGATCTTCACGTTCGCGCTCGCCCCCGGGCTCTCACCGTCCCCGGGTCGCTCATGGCTGCGTACGGACGCTACTCGTCCCCATCCAAGCCTCTTCGCTGCGCCCAGTGTACGGCGCCCGGGCGAGCCCGGCCGACCGGTTTTCCGGGGCCCGGGCGGGGCGGGGGCGAGGGTGCGCGGAGTGACCCGAATGGGCATACGCGCTCGGTCGGACTTGGGGCTCGCCCCATGCGGCGGATTACCCGGCGGGGAGCTGGGCACAACGGATGCAAGCCCGCCGTGCCGTGCCCGCGGGGCGGGTGGAAAGGGCGGCGTGCCCCGTTGCCGCGGGCCTGGAGTCGATTTATCGTCCCAGCACGATTCGCGAGCAAGATCACGATATGTGAAGGGGCCGCGGCCATGGTGGCGAAGAAGACCGCCGTACAGAAGTCGGCGTCCGCTGGATCCACTGGTGCGGCGGCCAAGGAAGTGAACGGCAAGAAGAGCACCGTCGGTGGATCCGCGGGGTCCGAGAAGGCAGTGAAGGCCGCGAAGGCGGCGGAGTCCGCCGCGGCCGAGAGACCCGGCACGGCGGCCGGCGCGAAGAAGGCGGCTGCCAAGAAGGCCCCGGCGAAGAAGGCCGCGGCGAAGAAGACGGCAGCCAAGGCCGCGGCGGCACCCGAGGAGGAGACGGCCGAGCCGGGCGAGACGACGGCGGCGGCCGAGCCCGCCACCGCGAAGACCGCCGCCAAGGGCGCTGCGAAGACCACGAAGAAGGCGGCCGGCAAGTCGGCCGCGAAGAAGGCCGCGCCTGCCGGGACGGCTCCGGCCAAGAAGACGGTGGCGAAGAAGACGGCGGCGAAGAAGGCCGCCGCGACGAAGAGCGCGGCGAAGAAGACGGCCGCCGAGACCGCTGCCGAGGAGGCCCTGGAGGCCGACCGGCAGTGGGAAGAGGCGATGGCGGAGGCCGAGGTCGGCGGCGCACACAGTGCCGCGGCCCCCGTCGAGGAGAACGGCGCAACCAAGGAGACGGCCGCTGCGGCGGCCGACGGCGCGGGCAATTCCGCGAAGAAGACGACGGGAGCCAAGTCGGTGGTTGCGAAGAAGACTCGGGGCACGGCGGCGACGGCAGAGACGGCCGCCCACGCGGTACCCAAGGCACGTGCGGTCGCGGCGACGGCCCCCGGCGAGCTGGCGGTCCGCCCCGGTGAGGACCCCTGGACCCCCGCCGAGATTAAGGAAGCCCGCGCAGGTCTGAAGGACGAGGCGGAGAAGCTGCGTACCGAGATCGTCACGTCCGAGGAGACCCTCGCGGGCCTGCTGCGGGACTCGGGAAGCGGTGCCGGCGACGACGAGGCCGACACCGGCACGAAGAACATCACGCGCGAGCACGAGATGTCGCTCGCCGCCAACGCCCGGGAGATGCTCGAGCAGACCGAACGGGCCCTGGAACGGCTCGACGCGGGGACGTACGGACTGTGTGAGAACTGCGGACAGCCGATCGGGAAGGCGCGGGTGCAGGCCTTCCCGCGGGCCACCCTGTGCGTCGAGTGCAAGCAGAAGCAGGAACGGCGCTACTAGGAAGCGACGACGGCGCCACCGGGCGGTCCTTGCCGTCGGTGCCCGTACGGGTGTGCCGTACCCTCATCCTCAGTCAGGCATCTAGGTTGAGGGACTCACGTGGCAGAGGCGGAGCGGATCATCGGTACGCCGGATATCCCCGGAGCTGCGGACGCGGAACCGGAGCAGAGCGACGAAGGCGCGTCCGGGGCGGCCGCGGCCGGTACCTCGGAGGCCGTCGAGGCCTCGGACGCGACGGACTCGGCCGCGGCCGACGCCGAGCAGCCCAAGGGCAAGCGGAAGATCGCCGTGCTGTTCGCGGTCGCCGTCTTCGCGTACCTCCTCGACCTCGTCAGCAAGATGATCGTGGTCGCCAAGCTCGAGCACCATGAGCCGATTCAGGTCATCGGTGACCTGCTGCGGTTCGAGGCGATCCGGAACGCGGGTGCCGCGTTCGGGATCGGCGAGGCCTTCACCGTGATCTTCACGTGTATCGCCGCGACCGTGATCGTGGTGATCGCCCGCCTCGCGCGCAAGCTCTACAGCCTGCCGTGGGCCATCGCGCTCGGCATGCTGCTCGGCGGTGCGCTCGGCAACCTCACGGACCGGATCTTCCGGGCGCCCGGCGTCTTCGAGGGCGCCGTGGTCGACTTCATCGCGCCCAAGGGCTTCGCCGTGTTCAATCTGGCGGACTCGGCGATCGTCTGCGGCGGCATCCTGATCGTGATCCTTTCCTTCCGCGGCCTGGACCCGGACGGGACCGTCCACAAGGACTGAGCGGTTCGCTGCGGGGCTGCGCGGGAGGGCTCGGGTCGGGCGGTGTCCGACCGGTCCGGCATACTCATTGAGTGAGCACAGTTCCCGAGATCCGAACCCTGCCCGTGCCCGACGGCCTGGAGGGCGAGCGCGTCGACGCCGCCATCTCCCGGATGTTCGGCTTCTCCCGTACGAAGGCCGCCGAGCTGGCCGCGGCGGGGAAGGTTCAGGTCGACGGCGCGGTGGTCGGCAAGTCCGAGCGCGTGCACGGCGGGGCCTGGCTCGAGGTCGAGATGCCACAGGCCGCTGCGCCCGTGCAGATCGTGGCCGAGCCCGTCGAGGGCATGGAGATCGTGCACGACGACGACGACATCGTCGTGATCGTGAAGCCGGTGGGCGTGGCCGCGCATCCGTCGCCCGGCTGGACCGGGACCACGGTGATCGGCGGGCTCGCCGCCGCCGGATACCGGATCTCGACTTCGGGTGCCGCCGAGCGGCAGGGCATCGTGCACCGCCTCGACGTGGGTACGTCCGGGCTGATGGCCGTCGCCAAGTCGGAGCGCGCGTACACCTCGCTCAAGCGGCAGTTCAAGGAGCGCGTCGTCGACAAGCGCTACCACACGCTGGTGCAGGGCCACCCGGATCCGATGAGCGGGACGATCGACGCCCCCATCGGGCGGCATCCGCAGCATGACTACAAGTGGGCGGTCACCGCCGACGGCAAGGCGTCCGTCACGCACTACGACCTGATCGAGGCCTATCGGGCCGCCTCGCTGCTCGACGTGAAGCTGGAGACCGGGCGTACGCATCAGATCCGCGTGCACATGTCGGCTCATCGGCACCCGTGCGTGGGCGACCTGACGTACGGCGCCGATCCGACGCTGGCCAAGCGGCTCGGGCTGACCCGGCAGTGGCTGCATGCGGTGCGGCTCGGGTTCGAGCATCCTGCGGACGGGCAGTGGGTGGAGTTCTCGAGCACCTATCCGGCCGATCTCCAGAAGGCGCTGGATGCGATTGCGGCGGAGACGTACGGGTGAGCTCCGCTGGGTCTCCCGGGTCCGCCGGGTCTGCCGGGTCCTCTGGGTCTGCTGGGTTCGAGGTGAGGGCGGTGGAGTCGGCCGCCGATCTCGAGGCGTGCTTCCTTGTGCGCAAGGAGGTCTTCGTCGCCGAGCAGGGTGTGCCCGAGGAGCTCGAGTACGACGCGTACGACTCGTCTGCTGTGCATGTGCTTGCGGTCGGGCCCGACGGGGCGCTCGGCACGGGGCGGCTGGTGGTGGGGGCCGAGGGGTACGGGGACTCCGTCGGGAAGCTTGGGCGGTTGGCCGTGCGTTCCGCTGCGCGGGGGCTGGGTGTGGGGGTGGCTCTGGTGCGGGGGCTCGAGGCGGAGGCGGCTCGGCTGGGGTGTGCGGAGGTTGTTCTCGGGGCGCAGACCCATGCGCTGCGGTTTTATGAGCGGCTGGGATATGTGGCTTATGGGCCCGAGTTCGATGATGCGGGGATTGCGCATCGGGCCATGCGCCGTTCTGTTTGAGGTTGTGGGGGCGGTTCTGTGGGTGGGTGG
Proteins encoded in this window:
- the ileS gene encoding isoleucine--tRNA ligase; translation: MNTQPQYRQVPAQVDLPALEHAVLQFWDDQKIFAKTLDQSEGRPEWVFYEGPPTANGMPGAHHIEARVFKDVFPRFRTMRGYHVARKAGWDCHGLPVELAVEKELGFNGKKDIEAYGIAEFNAKCRESVTRHTDAFADLTTRMGYWVDLDDAYRTMDPSYVESVWWSLKEIFNKDLLVQDHRVAPWCPRCGTGLSDHELAQGYETVVDPSVFVRFPLTSGPLAGEAALLVWTTTPWTLVSNTAVAAHPDVTYVVATDGTEKLVVAQPLLEKALGEGWEATGQTFTGAEMERWTYQRPFELVEFPAPAHFVVNAEYVTTEDGTGLVHQSPAFGADDLLVCKAYDLPVVNPVRPDGTFEEDVPLVGGVFFKKADEKLTADLQDRGLLFRHIAYEHSYPHCWRCHTALLYYAQPSWYIRTTAVKDRLLEENEKTNWFPESVKHGRFGDWLTNNIDWALSRNRYWGTPLPIWRCEENHLTCVGSRAELTDLTGTDQSALDPHRPYIDDVTFTCTHEGCELTAVRVPEVIDAWYDSGSMPFAQWGYPHKNKELFESRYPAQFISEAIDQTRGWFYTLMAVGTLVFDKSSYENVVCLGHILAEDGRKMSKHLGNTLEPISLMDQHGADAVRWFMAAGGSPWAARRVGHGTIQEVVRKTLLTYWNTVAFQALYARTSNWAPSAADPAPADRPLLDRWLLSELNALVDQATEALESYDTQRAGKLLSGFVDNLSNWYVRRSRRRFWQGDKAALRTLHEVVETVTRLMAPLTPFITERVWQDLITPVTPDAPESVHLSTWPEADMSLVDPELSRQMALVRRLVELGRATRAESGVKTRQPLSRALVAAAGFESLGEELRAQITEELNVSSLASLSEVGGSLVDTTAKANFRALGKRFGKGVQAVAKAVANADAAALSLALREGTATVEVEGETVTLAPDEVIITETPREGWSVASDSGATVALDLEITDELRLAGLARDAIRLIQEARKNSGLDVADRIAVRWTATAKDTVSALTEHAPLIADEVLALDFATGAPDATYGDAFTDEGLALTFHLRKTEA
- a CDS encoding TraR/DksA family transcriptional regulator, with the translated sequence MVAKKTAVQKSASAGSTGAAAKEVNGKKSTVGGSAGSEKAVKAAKAAESAAAERPGTAAGAKKAAAKKAPAKKAAAKKTAAKAAAAPEEETAEPGETTAAAEPATAKTAAKGAAKTTKKAAGKSAAKKAAPAGTAPAKKTVAKKTAAKKAAATKSAAKKTAAETAAEEALEADRQWEEAMAEAEVGGAHSAAAPVEENGATKETAAAAADGAGNSAKKTTGAKSVVAKKTRGTAATAETAAHAVPKARAVAATAPGELAVRPGEDPWTPAEIKEARAGLKDEAEKLRTEIVTSEETLAGLLRDSGSGAGDDEADTGTKNITREHEMSLAANAREMLEQTERALERLDAGTYGLCENCGQPIGKARVQAFPRATLCVECKQKQERRY
- the lspA gene encoding signal peptidase II; the protein is MAEAERIIGTPDIPGAADAEPEQSDEGASGAAAAGTSEAVEASDATDSAAADAEQPKGKRKIAVLFAVAVFAYLLDLVSKMIVVAKLEHHEPIQVIGDLLRFEAIRNAGAAFGIGEAFTVIFTCIAATVIVVIARLARKLYSLPWAIALGMLLGGALGNLTDRIFRAPGVFEGAVVDFIAPKGFAVFNLADSAIVCGGILIVILSFRGLDPDGTVHKD
- a CDS encoding RluA family pseudouridine synthase, with protein sequence MSTVPEIRTLPVPDGLEGERVDAAISRMFGFSRTKAAELAAAGKVQVDGAVVGKSERVHGGAWLEVEMPQAAAPVQIVAEPVEGMEIVHDDDDIVVIVKPVGVAAHPSPGWTGTTVIGGLAAAGYRISTSGAAERQGIVHRLDVGTSGLMAVAKSERAYTSLKRQFKERVVDKRYHTLVQGHPDPMSGTIDAPIGRHPQHDYKWAVTADGKASVTHYDLIEAYRAASLLDVKLETGRTHQIRVHMSAHRHPCVGDLTYGADPTLAKRLGLTRQWLHAVRLGFEHPADGQWVEFSSTYPADLQKALDAIAAETYG
- a CDS encoding GNAT family N-acetyltransferase, producing MRAVESAADLEACFLVRKEVFVAEQGVPEELEYDAYDSSAVHVLAVGPDGALGTGRLVVGAEGYGDSVGKLGRLAVRSAARGLGVGVALVRGLEAEAARLGCAEVVLGAQTHALRFYERLGYVAYGPEFDDAGIAHRAMRRSV